From Panthera uncia isolate 11264 chromosome X, Puncia_PCG_1.0, whole genome shotgun sequence, the proteins below share one genomic window:
- the LOC125932372 gene encoding trafficking protein particle complex subunit 13-like, which translates to MQWCGGKMFFSKLCLFPFLHPFEVKTKFYNSEMSDLFLEVQIQNISSSTVFIQKVLLKPPEMYTREELNTVNQAGEDKCTFGTRTFLQSMEGRQYLYYLELKQEFSEKAGTIRGLIEMGTLDIVWKRDLGEMAMLQTIQLQREAPGYGNMRLSLETIPDTVILEEPFNIICKITNCSGRKMKLVLKRCDTDSIRWCGSSGRYLGKLSPSSSLCFTLTLLSLKLGLQGVSGIQVTDKVLKKTYVCDNLAKICVIPSTFKMKN; encoded by the coding sequence ATGCAATGGTGTGGAGGAAAGATGTTTTTTAGTAAGCTgtgcttatttccttttctccatccatttgaagttaaaacaaagttttacaaTTCAGAGATGAGTGACTTATTTCTTGAAGTCCagattcagaatatttcatcttcAACTGTCTTTATacaaaaagttttattaaagCCACCTGAAATGTACACCAGGGAAGAATTAAATACTGTCAATCAAGCTGGTGAAGATAAGTGTACCTTTGGAACAAGAACATTTTTACAGTCAATGGAAGGACGCCAGTATTTATACTACCTTGAGCTTAAACAGGAATTTTCTGAGAAAGCTGGTACCATTAGGGGACTAATAGAAATGGGAACATTGGATATAGTGTGGAAAAGAGATCTAGGTGAGATGGCAATGCTACAGACAATCCAGCTTCAAAGAGAGGCTCCAGGTTATGGAAACATGAGGCTATCTTTGGAAACAATCCCAGATACTGTAATTTTAGAAGAGCCTTTTAATATTATCTGTAAGATAACCAACTGCAGTGGTAGGAAAATGAAATTGGTTTTGAAGAGGTGTGATACGGATTCTATTCGTTGGTGTGGAAGTTCAGGAAGGTATCTTGGAAAGCTGTCACCAAGTTCATCTCTCTGCTTCACCTTGACACTACTGTCCTTAAAACTGGGCCTACAAGGTGTCTCTGGCATACAGGTAACagacaaagtattaaaaaaaacctatgtcTGTGATAACCTTGCAAAGATCTGTGTAATACCTTCCacgtttaaaatgaaaaactga